AAAAGGTATAATAAAATATGGATGATTATTTAGAACAGACCTTTTATTATGAAATCGCTTTTAATATTCCTGTAAATAAGCTTTTTTTTTATAAATACAACTTAGAATTAAAAACAGGGATAAGAGTAATAACAAACTTTAATGGCAGAGAAACACTGGGGATCATAATCAAAAGACACCATAAGAACGAACCTATCGAAGACTTGACATTTGAAATAAAAGATATACTAAGAATCATTGATGAGAATGCATTAATAACGGAACATAACATTAATCTTGCAAGTTGGATTAGTAGAAAAACATTTTCTGGATTTGGAGAAGCTTTATTTTGTGGTCTACCTAAAATTTCAACTTCAAGCAAGAGCATAAAAAATCCAGAAGGTATTGCAAACCTGAATTCTGCAATACCCATTCAATTAAATGAAGAGCAAAATAATATTTATCACGAAATTATTACATCAAAAACACAAAACACATTTTACCTATTCGGCGTTCCTGGTTCTGGGAAAACAGAAATATTCATCAAATTATGCGAAAACTACTTAGAACAAGAAAAACAAATAATATTTTTAATTCCTGAAATTTCTTTAGGTTATCAAATAGTTAAAAGAATTAAATCGAATCTAAGCATAAACAAAGTTTACGAATATAATTCAAAAGTATCAAATTCGATGAAAATTTTAATCTGGAATAAAGTCAAGGACGGAGAGAATTTAATTATAGTTGGAATCAAGAGTGCATTAATGTTACCATTTAAGAATTTAGGACTAATAATAATGGATGAAGAGCATGAGCATACATATAAATCTGAAAACACTCCAAGATTTCACTCAAGGCACATAGGATTTTTTCTACAAAGTAATTTTAATGCCCGATTCGTAATGGGGAGTGCAACTCCATCGCTTGAAGCATATCTTGCCATGGAAACCAATCAGATAAAAAAGATGGTATTAAAAACCAAATTTTTCCAAAGAACATTTAAAGAACTTAAAATAATCGATATGAAAAAAGAACACCAACCAATATCCTCAGAACTGCTTTACAGCATACAAAAAAGCCTAATTGAGAAAAGACAAGCATTAATATTTATTAATAAAAGGGGGTACTCAAAAACCCTTGAGTGCAATACTTGTGGATATATAATTTGCTGCCCAAATTGTTCTTTTAATTTAACCTACCATAAAAGTGAAAATAAACTCATTTGCCATTACTGTAATCATAAAACAAACATAATAAACAATTGTCCTGATTGCAACTCAAAAGACATCACATATAAATCATATGGAATTCAATTTATTGAAAGGGAGTTAAAAAAATTCTTGCCGAATGCAAGAATTGCAAGAACGGATTCTGATCTTAATAAAAAAGAAATAATCAATTCAATAAATGACTTTGAGGATGGAAAATTAGATATCCTAATTGGAACACAAATTATTGCAAAAGGATTTAATTTTAAACAGATAAAAACACTTGGCATTATTAATGCAGATATTGGAATGGGTCTACCTGATTTTAGAAGTAGTGAAAGAATTTTTGCAATAATTTCACAAGTACTAGGAAGAGCCGCAAGATTTCAAAGCGATAACACAATTATTATCCAAACAAAAAGTCCAGATTATTATGCTATAAGATATGCCTATGAGGGCAACTATGAAGCATTTTACAAGCAAGAGATCAAAATCCGAAAAGAATTAAATTATCCTCCTTTTAAAAAAATAGTTAGAATAATAGTTAGGAGCCATAAAAAAGATGCTGCCAGACATAAATGCCTAGAATTTTTTGAAATATCTAAAGAATTATTAAACGAAGAAATTGAATATCTTGGCCCATCAAAAGCTCCTATGTCTAGGATATCTAAATACTATAGATATAACATAATATACCTATCAAAATCTTTCAACCTACTTGAAAAGCTAATACGAAACACAAAAGACAAAATAAAATCAACAAGAAATACTTATATAGAAATAGATTATTACCCAATTTCCCTAATTTAAAAGAAATCTGAACTATTCTTACCAAGAGCTCTTAAAAATGATGAAAGGACATAAAGAGCCTTATCATTATGTCCTCCCTCAGGTATAATAAGATCCGCATATTCCTTAGTAGGTTCAATAAATCTATAATACCCTGACCTAGTAGTATTTAAATATTGCTCAATAACTGATTCCAATGTGCGCCCCCTCTTAGACATATCTCGCTCAAGCCTCCTAATAAATCTAATATCATTGGGTGTATCAATATATATCTTTAAATCTATCAGATTACGCACTCTCTCTTCAACAAAAATCATAATCCCCTCAACAATAACAACAGGTGTTGGAAATACCTCTATAGTTTCAGACTTCCTTCTATGATTAATAAAATCATAAAGGGGCATATTAATTGGTTTATTTTCTTTTAATTGTTTCAACTGTTCATAAAACAAACTATTATCGAAGGCATCTGGATGATCAAAATTAACATCCAAAAACTCATATTCATAATCACCAACACTTTTATAATAGTTATCTTGAGATATGAGAACAAATTCGGGAATAACCTCACTAATCTTATTAACAACGGTAGTCTTTCCGCTTCCAGAACCACCAGCTATCCCAATAATCTTAATCATTAACCTCTTCTTTTAATTTAGGCATATTCTTTAAAGTTCCTGCAACAAATATATTTTTAAACCCTAATCCTCTTAAAATCTTTTCAGCCTCAAAAGATTTGTTAAAACTTCTGCCATAAATTACTATTGGAGTTTCAACGCTACCTAATTTATCTTTCTTAGCAAACAAACTATTAAAAGGAATATT
The sequence above is drawn from the Candidatus Borreliella tachyglossi genome and encodes:
- the priA gene encoding replication restart helicase PriA, translating into MDDYLEQTFYYEIAFNIPVNKLFFYKYNLELKTGIRVITNFNGRETLGIIIKRHHKNEPIEDLTFEIKDILRIIDENALITEHNINLASWISRKTFSGFGEALFCGLPKISTSSKSIKNPEGIANLNSAIPIQLNEEQNNIYHEIITSKTQNTFYLFGVPGSGKTEIFIKLCENYLEQEKQIIFLIPEISLGYQIVKRIKSNLSINKVYEYNSKVSNSMKILIWNKVKDGENLIIVGIKSALMLPFKNLGLIIMDEEHEHTYKSENTPRFHSRHIGFFLQSNFNARFVMGSATPSLEAYLAMETNQIKKMVLKTKFFQRTFKELKIIDMKKEHQPISSELLYSIQKSLIEKRQALIFINKRGYSKTLECNTCGYIICCPNCSFNLTYHKSENKLICHYCNHKTNIINNCPDCNSKDITYKSYGIQFIERELKKFLPNARIARTDSDLNKKEIINSINDFEDGKLDILIGTQIIAKGFNFKQIKTLGIINADIGMGLPDFRSSERIFAIISQVLGRAARFQSDNTIIIQTKSPDYYAIRYAYEGNYEAFYKQEIKIRKELNYPPFKKIVRIIVRSHKKDAARHKCLEFFEISKELLNEEIEYLGPSKAPMSRISKYYRYNIIYLSKSFNLLEKLIRNTKDKIKSTRNTYIEIDYYPISLI
- the udk gene encoding uridine kinase, translated to MIKIIGIAGGSGSGKTTVVNKISEVIPEFVLISQDNYYKSVGDYEYEFLDVNFDHPDAFDNSLFYEQLKQLKENKPINMPLYDFINHRRKSETIEVFPTPVVIVEGIMIFVEERVRNLIDLKIYIDTPNDIRFIRRLERDMSKRGRTLESVIEQYLNTTRSGYYRFIEPTKEYADLIIPEGGHNDKALYVLSSFLRALGKNSSDFF
- a CDS encoding rhodanese-like domain-containing protein is translated as MKRTNIALLEKIKNGASILDIRSPREYNRGHYSKAVNIPFNSLFAKKDKLGSVETPIVIYGRSFNKSFEAEKILRGLGFKNIFVAGTLKNMPKLKEEVND